A genomic region of Mus musculus strain C57BL/6J chromosome 7, GRCm38.p6 C57BL/6J contains the following coding sequences:
- the Slc6a21 gene encoding solute carrier family 6 (neurotransmitter transporter)-like isoform X6, whose translation MEEGIEVLVLNVTLCLFATWIFLYVTMVTRIKISVLMMIFSILFSNVLLLCFFIRTLFLNGSVRASLWRLVTIELSILSSLDAWRQAGGHVLYSLGLGMGTIITFSTYQPRGENYIKWASFVAMVNLATSLLSSFVIFLVMGFWTTTSGTMCIKRSVSNLINLIANGVLPKAAWPPGDIIHKPPLEYLAWINQLPNNLKSQVIHQTLPCSILIQKEKIMEGPGLSYVAFSQAISLFPGSSFWAIIFFMSLAIMGLGTMLTLLEGIVLPLQKSISTFAKHPNLVQVLVCLGGFLGSLVFSSRPGSYVVFLFDDLLVPMVLIIIVVIQNLSLAWLYGIKRFRAEVFGQLGSLVWSPFTFLWSYVTLPTLLVLLTIYFLNLYYSGSPYYVSWNDSMSHEVKQPYKKIPLGWVTFLSVLALLPILVYPLQHWWYLDDPNICETLEKPLSSKKTVTVPNRVTQWPVHPMRKLTLRNQEKSKALFQSKSPPENFLHPQTLITKKDSENYSTFSLPDATLPSQVGFSTLAIHEVSKYTGHSESFLDSQNTGKK comes from the exons ATGGAAGAAGGGATAGAGGTGCTGGTCCTGAACGTGACCCTGTGCCTCTTTGCCACGTGGATCTTCCTCTATGTCACCATGGTCACCAGGATAAAGATCTCAGTGCTA ATGATGATTTTCTCCATATTGTTCTCCAAcgtcctcctcctctgcttcttcatcCGCACCCTCTTCCTGAACGGCAGCGTGAGGGCCAGCCTCTGGCGCCTGGTGACCATAGAG cTTTCCATCCTGTCATCACTGGACGCATGGCGTCAGGCTGGAGGCCATGTTCTCTACTCCCTCGGCCTCGGCATGGGCACTATCataactttctccacctaccagcCTAGAGGTGAGAATTACATCAAGTGGGCCTCCTTTGTGGCCATGGTCAACCTGGCGACTTCGTTGCTGAGCTCATTCGTCATCTTCCTCGTGATGGGCTTCTGGACCACAACCAGCGGCACTATGTGTATTAAGAG GAGTGTCTCCAATCTGATCAACCTGATAGCCAACGGGGTCCTCCCCAAGGCCGCCTGGCCTCCCGGAGACATCATCCATAAACCCCCACTGGAATACCTAGCCTGGATCAACCAGCTTCCCAACAACTTAAAGAGTCAGGTCATCCATCAAACCCTGCCCTGCAGCATCCTGATACAAAAGGAAAAG ATTATGGAGGGCCCTGGCCTGTCGTATGTGGCCTTCTCTCAAGCCATCTCACTGTTTCCCGGCTCCTCTTTCTGGGCCATCATCTTCTTCATGTCCCTGGCTATCATGGGTCTGGGCACCATGCTAACTCTCCTGGAGGGCATCGTGCTTCCTCTGCAGAAAAGCATCTCTACCTTTGCAAAGCATCCCAATCTGGtacaag TGCTTGTCTGCTTGGGAGGATTTCTGGGGAGCCTCGTCTTCTCCAGCCGCCCTGGCAGCTACGTGGTATTCCTGTTCGATGACCTCCTGGTCCCCATGGTGCTCATCATAATTGTGGTGATCCAGAACCTGTCTCTGGCTTGGCTCTATGGAATCAAGAG GTTCAGGGCTGAGGTGTTCGGCCAGCTGGGCAGCCTGGTGTGGTCACCCTTCACCTTCCTGTGGAGCTACGTGACGTTGCCCACACTGTTGGTCCTGCTCACCATCTACTTCCTGAATCTCTACTACAGTGGATCCCCCTACTATGTCTCCTGGAATGATAGCATG AGCCATGAAGTGAAGCAGCCTTACAAAAAGATACCCCTGGGCTGGGTCACCTTCCTCAGTGTCCTGGCACTGCTGCCGATCCTCGTGTACCCGCTGCAGCACTGGTGGTATCTGGATGACCCAAACATCTGTGAAACCTTAGAAAAGCCTCTGTCCTCCAAAAAGACAGTCACGGTGCCCAACAGAGTCACCCAGTGGCCTGTGCACCCCATGAGGAAACTCACCCTCCGAAATCAGGAGAAAAGCAAGGCTTTATTCCAAAGCAAGAGTCCCCCGGAGAACTTCCTTCACCCCCAGACCCTGATAACAAAAAAGGACAGTGAGAACTATTCCACCTTCAGCTTGCCCGATGCCACGCTTCCTTCTCAGGTTGGCTTCTCCACCTTGGCCATCCATGAGGTGTCAAAGTACACCGGCCACTCAGAATCCTTTTTGGACTCCCAAAACACTGGAAAGAAGTGA
- the Slc6a21 gene encoding solute carrier family 6 (neurotransmitter transporter)-like — MVNLATSLLSSFVIFLVMGFWTTTSGTMCIKRSVSNLINLIANGVLPKAAWPPGDIIHKPPLEYLAWINQLPNNLKSQVIHQTLPCSILIQKEKIMEGPGLSYVAFSQAISLFPGSSFWAIIFFMSLAIMGLGTMLTLLEGIVLPLQKSISTFAKHPNLVQVLVCLGGFLGSLVFSSRPGSYVVFLFDDLLVPMVLIIIVVIQNLSLAWLYGIKRFRAEVFGQLGSLVWSPFTFLWSYVTLPTLLVLLTIYFLNLYYSGSPYYVSWNDSMSHEVKQPYKKIPLGWVTFLSVLALLPILVYPLQHWWYLDDPNICETLEKPLSSKKTVTVPNRVTQWPVHPMRKLTLRNQEKSKALFQSKSPPENFLHPQTLITKKDSENYSTFSLPDATLPSQVGFSTLAIHEVSKYTGHSESFLDSQNTGKK, encoded by the exons ATGGTCAACCTGGCGACTTCGTTGCTGAGCTCATTCGTCATCTTCCTCGTGATGGGCTTCTGGACCACAACCAGCGGCACTATGTGTATTAAGAG GAGTGTCTCCAATCTGATCAACCTGATAGCCAACGGGGTCCTCCCCAAGGCCGCCTGGCCTCCCGGAGACATCATCCATAAACCCCCACTGGAATACCTAGCCTGGATCAACCAGCTTCCCAACAACTTAAAGAGTCAGGTCATCCATCAAACCCTGCCCTGCAGCATCCTGATACAAAAGGAAAAG ATTATGGAGGGCCCTGGCCTGTCGTATGTGGCCTTCTCTCAAGCCATCTCACTGTTTCCCGGCTCCTCTTTCTGGGCCATCATCTTCTTCATGTCCCTGGCTATCATGGGTCTGGGCACCATGCTAACTCTCCTGGAGGGCATCGTGCTTCCTCTGCAGAAAAGCATCTCTACCTTTGCAAAGCATCCCAATCTGGtacaag TGCTTGTCTGCTTGGGAGGATTTCTGGGGAGCCTCGTCTTCTCCAGCCGCCCTGGCAGCTACGTGGTATTCCTGTTCGATGACCTCCTGGTCCCCATGGTGCTCATCATAATTGTGGTGATCCAGAACCTGTCTCTGGCTTGGCTCTATGGAATCAAGAG GTTCAGGGCTGAGGTGTTCGGCCAGCTGGGCAGCCTGGTGTGGTCACCCTTCACCTTCCTGTGGAGCTACGTGACGTTGCCCACACTGTTGGTCCTGCTCACCATCTACTTCCTGAATCTCTACTACAGTGGATCCCCCTACTATGTCTCCTGGAATGATAGCATG AGCCATGAAGTGAAGCAGCCTTACAAAAAGATACCCCTGGGCTGGGTCACCTTCCTCAGTGTCCTGGCACTGCTGCCGATCCTCGTGTACCCGCTGCAGCACTGGTGGTATCTGGATGACCCAAACATCTGTGAAACCTTAGAAAAGCCTCTGTCCTCCAAAAAGACAGTCACGGTGCCCAACAGAGTCACCCAGTGGCCTGTGCACCCCATGAGGAAACTCACCCTCCGAAATCAGGAGAAAAGCAAGGCTTTATTCCAAAGCAAGAGTCCCCCGGAGAACTTCCTTCACCCCCAGACCCTGATAACAAAAAAGGACAGTGAGAACTATTCCACCTTCAGCTTGCCCGATGCCACGCTTCCTTCTCAGGTTGGCTTCTCCACCTTGGCCATCCATGAGGTGTCAAAGTACACCGGCCACTCAGAATCCTTTTTGGACTCCCAAAACACTGGAAAGAAGTGA
- the Slc6a21 gene encoding solute carrier family 6 (neurotransmitter transporter)-like isoform X7, with product MDQSFEDFLELKNKPVEEVHTASKKSDNPTSVSRGFRTREVRVTKIPNHFQAKKTENILILVAFSIGLGSTWRFPYLCHQNGGGSFLLMYFILLLLLGIPLMYMEMVIGQWLRMDNIQAWKYLVPWLSGVGYSNILACVLVVLYNSALVSWSLFYLGQSFDYPLPWQNCPLVENLSMVAGNTCLWSEPHQYFWYHTLLQASNQMEEGIEVLVLNVTLCLFATWIFLYVTMVTRIKISVLMMIFSILFSNVLLLCFFIRTLFLNGSVRASLWRLVTIELSILSSLDAWRQAGGHVLYSLGLGMGTIITFSTYQPRGENYIKWASFVAMVNLATSLLSSFVIFLVMGFWTTTSGTMCIKRLWRALACRMWPSLKPSHCFPAPLSGPSSSSCPWLSWVWAPC from the exons ATGGACCAATCCTTTGAAGACTTTCTAGAACTCAAGAACAAGCCCGTGGAGGAAGTGCACACAGCAAGCAAGAAGAGCGACAACCCCACATCTGTGTCCCGGGGCTTCAGGACCAGAGAGGTCCGCGTTACCAAGATCCCAAACCACTTCCAGGCTAAGAAGACGGAGAATATCCTAATCCTGGTGGCCTTCTCCATCGGACTCGGCAGCACGTGGCGCTTCCCGTACCTCTGCCACCAGAACGGAGGCG GAAGCTTTCTGCTGATGTATTtcatccttctcctgctcctgggCATCCCCCTCATGTACATGGAGATGGTCATTGGACAGTGGCTACGTATGGACAACATCCAGGCCTGGAAATATCTGGTCCCCTGGCTTAGTGGTGTGGGCTACTCCAACATACTG GCTTGTGTCTTGGTGGTCCTGTATAACAGTGCCCTGGTCTCCTGGAGCCTTTTCTACCTTGGCCAGTCCTTCGATTACCCTCTACCCTGGCAAAACTGCCCCTTGGTAGAAAACTTAAGCATGGTTG CAGGCAATACCTGCCTTTGGTCAGAGCCTCACCAGTATTTCTGGTATCACACTCTCCTTCAAGCCTCCAATCAAATGGAAGAAGGGATAGAGGTGCTGGTCCTGAACGTGACCCTGTGCCTCTTTGCCACGTGGATCTTCCTCTATGTCACCATGGTCACCAGGATAAAGATCTCAGTGCTA ATGATGATTTTCTCCATATTGTTCTCCAAcgtcctcctcctctgcttcttcatcCGCACCCTCTTCCTGAACGGCAGCGTGAGGGCCAGCCTCTGGCGCCTGGTGACCATAGAG cTTTCCATCCTGTCATCACTGGACGCATGGCGTCAGGCTGGAGGCCATGTTCTCTACTCCCTCGGCCTCGGCATGGGCACTATCataactttctccacctaccagcCTAGAGGTGAGAATTACATCAAGTGGGCCTCCTTTGTGGCCATGGTCAACCTGGCGACTTCGTTGCTGAGCTCATTCGTCATCTTCCTCGTGATGGGCTTCTGGACCACAACCAGCGGCACTATGTGTATTAAGAG ATTATGGAGGGCCCTGGCCTGTCGTATGTGGCCTTCTCTCAAGCCATCTCACTGTTTCCCGGCTCCTCTTTCTGGGCCATCATCTTCTTCATGTCCCTGGCTATCATGGGTCTGGGCACCATGCTAA